A genomic segment from Ramlibacter agri encodes:
- a CDS encoding enoyl-CoA hydratase encodes MAYEFITVRTEGDKVGVITLNRPKQLNALNNELMDELGQAMKAFDADERIGCMIITGSEKAFAAGADIGAMATYSFSDVYKHDYITRNWETIRSVRKPVIAAVSGFALGGGCELAMMCDFIIAADNAKFGQPEIKLGIIPGAGGTQRLPRAVGKAKAMDMALTGRMMDATEAERAGLVSRVVALDKLMDEALGAALQICDFSQIAVLAAKESVNRAFESGLADGVMFERRLFHALFATADQKEGMDAFVNKRKAQFQHK; translated from the coding sequence ATGGCTTACGAATTCATCACCGTCCGCACCGAAGGGGACAAGGTCGGCGTGATCACGCTGAACCGGCCCAAGCAACTGAACGCCCTGAACAACGAGTTGATGGATGAGCTCGGCCAGGCGATGAAGGCCTTCGATGCCGACGAGCGCATCGGCTGCATGATCATCACCGGCAGCGAGAAGGCTTTCGCGGCCGGCGCCGACATCGGCGCGATGGCCACCTACAGCTTCTCCGACGTCTACAAGCACGACTACATCACGCGCAACTGGGAAACGATCCGCAGCGTGCGCAAGCCGGTGATCGCCGCGGTGAGCGGCTTCGCGCTGGGCGGCGGCTGCGAGCTGGCGATGATGTGCGACTTCATCATCGCCGCCGACAACGCGAAGTTCGGCCAGCCCGAGATCAAGCTGGGCATCATCCCCGGCGCCGGCGGCACGCAGCGCCTGCCGCGCGCGGTGGGCAAGGCCAAGGCCATGGACATGGCGCTGACCGGCCGCATGATGGACGCGACGGAAGCCGAGCGCGCGGGCCTCGTGAGCCGCGTCGTGGCGCTGGACAAGCTGATGGACGAAGCGCTGGGCGCCGCGCTGCAGATCTGCGACTTCTCGCAGATCGCCGTGCTGGCCGCCAAGGAGTCGGTCAACCGCGCCTTCGAAAGCGGGCTGGCCGACGGCGTGATGTTCGAGCGCCGCCTGTTCCACGCGCTGTTCGCCACCGCCGACCAGAAGGAAGGCATGGACGCCTTTGTGAACAAGCGCAAGGCGCAGTTCCAGCACAAGTGA
- a CDS encoding enoyl-CoA hydratase-related protein, whose amino-acid sequence MSEATVLHEQRGAVALITLNRPQALNSFTRQMHRELWAVLDRIEQDKSVRAAVITGAGRGFCAGADLAEFDFEPGPDLVKRADPGPVIEQAFNPSVRRLMALRVPTIAAVNGVAAGAGASLAMTCDLAVAASNASFIQAFSKIGLVPDAGGSWFLVKKLGLARAMGCAMLGDKLGAKDAKEWGMIWDVAPEGEDCVATAMTLAERLAALPTTALVQTRKLLRAAASNELDQQLDLERDTQSGLGKTHDYIEGVMAFREKRPAQFTGE is encoded by the coding sequence ATGTCCGAAGCCACCGTCCTCCACGAACAGCGCGGCGCCGTCGCGCTCATCACGCTGAACCGGCCGCAGGCCCTCAACAGCTTCACCCGCCAGATGCACCGCGAGCTGTGGGCCGTCCTCGACAGGATCGAGCAGGACAAGTCCGTGCGCGCGGCCGTCATCACCGGCGCCGGCCGCGGCTTCTGCGCCGGCGCCGACCTCGCCGAATTCGATTTCGAGCCCGGCCCCGACCTCGTGAAGCGCGCCGACCCCGGCCCCGTGATCGAGCAGGCCTTCAACCCCAGCGTGCGCAGGCTGATGGCGCTGCGCGTGCCCACCATCGCCGCGGTCAATGGGGTCGCGGCGGGCGCGGGTGCATCGCTGGCCATGACCTGCGACCTCGCCGTCGCGGCGAGCAATGCAAGCTTCATCCAGGCCTTCAGCAAGATCGGCCTCGTGCCGGATGCGGGCGGCTCCTGGTTCCTGGTGAAGAAGCTGGGCCTCGCGCGCGCCATGGGCTGCGCGATGCTGGGCGACAAGCTGGGCGCGAAGGACGCCAAGGAGTGGGGAATGATCTGGGACGTGGCGCCCGAGGGCGAAGACTGCGTCGCCACCGCCATGACGCTCGCGGAACGTCTGGCGGCGCTGCCCACGACGGCCCTCGTGCAGACACGCAAGCTGCTGCGCGCCGCGGCCAGCAACGAGCTCGACCAGCAACTGGACCTGGAACGCGACACGCAGTCGGGCCTGGGCAAGACCCACGACTACATCGAAGGCGTCATGGCCTTCCGCGAGAAGCGTCCCGCGCAGTTCACCGGCGAATGA
- the paaI gene encoding hydroxyphenylacetyl-CoA thioesterase PaaI, with protein MSTDPKALAARVGAAMYAADPAVRDFMQIELLACEPGRALMRMVVREPMLNGHRICHGGLIFTLADSTFAYACNSHNRVTVAAGASIEFLKPAHLGDVLSCEGVEQVLQGRHGVYDMKVSNQRGEIVAVFRGKSASIQGHVVPEED; from the coding sequence ATGAGCACTGATCCCAAGGCGCTCGCTGCCCGCGTCGGCGCGGCCATGTACGCGGCGGATCCGGCCGTGCGCGACTTCATGCAGATCGAGCTGCTCGCCTGCGAGCCGGGCCGCGCGCTGATGCGCATGGTGGTGCGCGAGCCCATGCTCAATGGCCACAGGATCTGCCACGGCGGCCTGATCTTCACGCTGGCCGATTCCACCTTCGCCTACGCCTGCAACAGCCACAACCGCGTGACGGTGGCCGCCGGCGCCAGCATCGAATTCCTGAAGCCCGCGCACCTGGGCGACGTGCTCAGCTGCGAAGGCGTGGAGCAGGTGCTGCAGGGCCGGCACGGTGTCTACGACATGAAGGTGAGCAACCAGCGGGGCGAGATCGTGGCCGTGTTCCGCGGCAAGAGCGCGAGCATCCAGGGCCATGTGGTGCCCGAGGAGGACTGA
- the paaK gene encoding phenylacetate--CoA ligase PaaK, which translates to MAEFALELIEKASVDELRGLQFKRLQGTLRHAYRNSPAYRAKFDAAGVHPDDLRSLSDLRKFPFTTKTDLRDAYPFGMFAVPRQQCVRIHASSGTTGKPTVVGYTKNDVETWSHVMARSIRAAGARPGDLVHVSYGYGLFTGGLGAHYGAEKLGLTVVPFGGGQTERQVQLIRDFQPDIIMVTPSYMLAIADEMERQGMDPQDCSLRLGIFGAEPWTNDMRAAIEQRLGIDAVDIYGLSEVMGPGVANECIETKDGPTIWEDHFYPEIVDPETGEPVPDGELGELVFTSLTKEALPVIRYRTRDLTRLLPGTARTMRRMEKITGRSDDMMIVRGVNVFPTQIEELILKHAALAPHYQCILTREGPLDSLTVAVEAGPGLPHDSGDAQAAAERLAYEIKVYIGTSARIEVRPAGGVERSVGKAKRVVDQRRL; encoded by the coding sequence ATGGCCGAATTCGCCCTGGAGCTGATCGAGAAGGCCAGCGTCGACGAACTGCGCGGGCTGCAGTTCAAGCGCCTGCAAGGCACGCTGCGCCACGCGTACCGCAACTCGCCGGCGTATCGTGCCAAGTTCGACGCGGCGGGCGTGCATCCGGACGACCTGCGCAGCCTGTCGGACCTGCGCAAGTTCCCCTTCACGACGAAGACGGACCTGCGCGACGCGTATCCCTTCGGCATGTTCGCGGTGCCGCGCCAGCAGTGCGTGCGCATCCACGCTTCCAGCGGCACCACCGGCAAGCCCACGGTGGTCGGCTACACGAAGAACGACGTCGAGACCTGGTCGCACGTGATGGCGCGCAGCATCCGCGCGGCCGGCGCGCGCCCGGGCGACCTGGTGCACGTGAGCTACGGCTACGGCCTGTTCACCGGCGGGCTCGGCGCGCACTACGGCGCGGAGAAGCTGGGCCTGACGGTGGTGCCCTTCGGCGGCGGCCAGACCGAGCGCCAGGTGCAGCTCATTCGCGACTTCCAGCCGGACATCATCATGGTCACGCCCAGCTACATGCTGGCCATCGCCGACGAGATGGAGCGCCAGGGCATGGACCCGCAGGACTGCAGCCTGCGCCTGGGCATCTTCGGCGCCGAGCCCTGGACCAACGACATGCGCGCGGCCATCGAGCAGCGCCTGGGCATCGACGCCGTCGACATCTACGGCCTGTCGGAGGTGATGGGCCCCGGCGTCGCGAACGAGTGCATCGAGACCAAGGACGGGCCGACGATCTGGGAAGACCACTTCTATCCGGAGATCGTCGATCCCGAGACCGGCGAGCCGGTGCCGGATGGCGAGCTCGGCGAGCTGGTCTTCACCAGCCTCACCAAGGAGGCGCTGCCCGTCATCCGCTATCGCACGCGCGACCTCACGCGGCTCTTGCCCGGCACCGCGCGCACGATGCGGCGCATGGAGAAGATCACGGGCCGCAGCGACGACATGATGATCGTGCGCGGCGTCAACGTGTTCCCGACGCAGATCGAGGAGCTGATCCTGAAGCACGCGGCGCTGGCGCCGCACTACCAGTGCATCCTCACGCGCGAAGGGCCGCTCGATTCGTTGACCGTCGCCGTGGAAGCCGGCCCCGGCCTGCCGCACGACAGCGGCGACGCGCAGGCGGCCGCGGAACGGCTCGCGTACGAGATCAAGGTCTACATCGGCACCAGCGCGCGCATCGAAGTGCGGCCGGCGGGTGGGGTGGAGCGGAGCGTGGGGAAGGCGAAGCGGGTGGTGGACCAGCGGCGGCTCTGA
- a CDS encoding DUF3108 domain-containing protein: MARPATLSRWLLLGLVVVAHLVGLEWFARAYEEQDALIKPMAPPMYTRMLKPEAPPEIVAQAVPPPTKPKLKPPPPVRIIKPRPHASAPKPVPEAEPEVAQAPQEAASAPEAAASAPDAVAAAEPAASAPVRAASSPVAAASAPVAAASAPAVAASGPPANPYAAQADWPSDTRLSYELGGVLYGGPLYGSAHVQWQREGENYQVRLDLDVKYFVNFVMMSQGTVTPVGLRPKAYEEYRPGNKRRAIQMNADSVALDNGKSVPRLPGLQDTVSQFVDLAHRFAAGQVPLAIGEIIPVPLARPGGVDTWVYDVIAKETLTTPQLGEVEAYHLKPRPLDKPRGDITADIWFAPSLQYLPVKIRISMGTSHYVDLLVDHIEQR, from the coding sequence GTGGCTCGGCCCGCAACACTGAGCCGCTGGCTGCTGCTGGGGCTCGTCGTCGTCGCCCACCTCGTGGGCCTGGAGTGGTTCGCCCGCGCCTACGAAGAGCAGGACGCGCTGATCAAGCCGATGGCGCCGCCGATGTACACGCGGATGCTCAAGCCCGAAGCGCCGCCGGAGATCGTGGCGCAGGCCGTCCCGCCGCCAACGAAGCCCAAGCTCAAGCCGCCGCCGCCGGTGCGCATCATCAAGCCGCGGCCGCACGCGTCGGCGCCGAAGCCGGTGCCGGAAGCCGAGCCCGAGGTCGCGCAGGCGCCGCAGGAGGCAGCGAGCGCGCCGGAGGCCGCGGCTTCGGCACCGGACGCAGTTGCTGCCGCGGAGCCCGCGGCGTCCGCGCCCGTCAGGGCCGCGTCCTCGCCGGTTGCAGCCGCTTCCGCCCCCGTTGCCGCGGCTTCCGCACCAGCGGTGGCCGCCAGCGGGCCACCGGCGAACCCCTATGCCGCGCAGGCGGACTGGCCCAGCGACACGCGGCTGTCCTATGAACTGGGTGGCGTCCTCTACGGCGGGCCGCTGTATGGCAGCGCGCATGTGCAGTGGCAGCGCGAGGGCGAGAACTACCAGGTGCGGCTGGACCTGGACGTGAAGTACTTCGTCAACTTCGTGATGATGAGCCAGGGCACCGTCACGCCCGTCGGCCTGCGGCCGAAGGCGTACGAGGAATACCGCCCGGGCAACAAGCGGCGCGCGATCCAGATGAACGCCGATTCGGTCGCCCTGGACAACGGCAAGTCGGTGCCGCGGCTGCCTGGCCTGCAGGACACGGTGAGCCAGTTCGTCGACCTGGCGCACCGCTTCGCCGCGGGCCAGGTACCGCTGGCCATCGGCGAGATCATCCCGGTGCCGCTGGCCCGGCCGGGCGGCGTGGACACCTGGGTCTACGACGTGATCGCGAAAGAGACGCTGACCACGCCGCAGCTGGGCGAGGTGGAGGCCTACCACCTGAAGCCGCGCCCGCTGGACAAGCCGCGCGGCGACATCACCGCCGACATCTGGTTCGCGCCCAGCCTGCAGTACCTGCCGGTGAAGATCCGCATCTCGATGGGAACGTCGCACTACGTGGACCTGCTGGTGGATCACATCGAGCAGCGCTGA